The sequence cgcccggggCCTGCCCGCCGAGAGGGAGGGCGAGGGACGGGACGGCGCTGGAAGGTGCTGCTACAGGGCGCTGTGTATGCCCGGCGTTCCCGGGCCGGGGTCTCGGTTGCCGCCTGCCTTCCCCTTTCGGCTCCCAGGCCCGGGGCGGGAGGCAGCCGGGGCACCGCGGCACTCCCCGGGCAGGCGCGGGTCTGGTCCCGCAAAGCGAAGCGGCTTGTCACCGGTTTCTCCGCCTTCCGggccgccgccccgccgggggcTGCCGTGCGCTGGAGGGTGGCAGCCCGGCCGCTGGAGCCGCAGGGGCCTCCGCGTGTGTTACCGGCCGGGACGAGAGCGCGTGCACCGGCTGCCTCCCCGCTCGCCCCTCGGGGGTTGCCGCTGGCAGCGAGCGCTGGGTGCAGCGGGCAGCTCCGGTGCAGGAGGCCGCCCACGGCAGCTCGGGCCTCGTCGTGAGCGTCGTTGTGCAGCAGAAGGCTGTCGTGGCGGGGACCTGGCGCCGGCCTGCCTGGCTGCGTAGGCATCGACGGTTTTGTGTGAAGCTTTGCCGTCTGAAGCAGTGCGAACCCGTTTAAGACACTAAACACGTTGCTTCTTCCTGCTCTGGCTGCCGTTGCAAATAGTGCGAATGATCCTGTTGAAGCTGCCCTATAAGTAGGGGTAGATGGAAGGGCTCAAGTTCCCGGGCTTTGGGATGCAGCTTGTTCTCTTCCCTTAGTTTTTCAGAGTCTTGATTCTGTTTCCGAGATTACTTCTTCGTCTGCTTTATGGGAAGGATTATATGGGCTGGTGGTTTAGGATTATTTCCTTGTCTGATCATACCTGGCGATGTCAAAGTGGCTTTATTTGTTGTGTCCTTCTGTAGTGCTGTAGTTTGTAATACACATTTCTGAAGTATGCTGTAGAGTAGAAAAATTAAGACTCCTGCCTGCATAATGCAGCTGTCACAACCCTCAAAAGTGGGGGACAATAAATTCTCCAATGCTATTTTGTGTACTTGAAGTAAGCACAGAAACTGTATCTTCATTCTGCATCAAGCAGGTGTGCAGCTTGCAGCTGCTCCccaattttacattttatggaAGGTTATCGTGAGAGGCAGACATCCTGGCAAGAAATGCCTTGATTAAATTGGTGCTGAAGGCTGGCAGGTGCGGGAGGGTAGGCTTATCATTACACTAGATCTGCTTAGAATCTCTCAATTTTTGCGAAACTAGGCTGTTCTTAAAAAATTGAAGTATCCTGAGCAAACCATATTCACAGATCACTTTCAAAGACTtacttgtaaaaaaaagttatgaaagaCATCAGATAGGTATAAACCAATTATTGTCAGATCACAAATTGGAAGATCAATTTGTTACAAAGGAAGAGTGGAACATATACCACTGTCTAGGACTTTTCTAGATGTTGCCTCAGGACCAGATGCCATCATAACACACAAACAAATGAAGTGATAATTGAATCTGTCTTACAGAAAAAAGTCCAGTAAAACAGGCTCTGGTTTCCATCATCTGAGTTTTCCTGTTCATGGGAGGGAATGAAACTGAAGCCATATATGCTAATTCCTTTTTGTGAAAGCAGTGGAGGTTGACACATGTATAATAAATTAGGGATGGTAGAGTAACAGAAGAATGACCGTTCTAGTTGACTCATATCTGTCTGTGGCCAGCTTTCTCCATGTTCCTCTTTCCCATGAGTTCCCCCAGTCCGCATTGGCAGGAAGGGCTGTGAAGCATCAGTGTAAGGGGAAATCAGTAAAGATGGGCTAGAAGCAGAAGCACGCAGGGAAATGTAAGAATAGCGCAAGTGTGGAGTGACACTTCCATGGGGTACTCTCCCTCTTGGTCATCATTTGAGGGTCAGAATCTTACTGAACAAAGGGTGgtgctttggttttaataacCCTTGTAGTTTTTCGTGAACTTTTCCAGTTGCCTCATGAATTCCCATAATGTCTTAGCGTTGACAACCTCCTGTGACAAGCAGTTCCCCTGGCTAACTGCGTGTTTTGTGAAGAACCATCTGTGGTACCTGTGAACCTAACACCTGCCAGTTGGATTTGATACTCCTCAGTtctgtcatagaaggagataGCGAACCCAGTCCCTGCTCATTTCTATCTACCTGTACTGGATTTATAGACCGTTTGTAGTGGAACTACAGTCTTTTGTAATCTTTATGTGTTTGATGGATATAGGATTTTTAGAGAAGAACCTATGAAATTTGTAGTGGTATAGTTAATTACTTTGTGCAGTTTTGAATAGatgtttaaaaaagacatttaaagatAGTCCTAAAAACACTAACatatctttaatgttttttcttcaatttctaCCTATATAAGTCTATATCAAATTTACCACTTGGCTCCTTCTGCAGAGCCTTATTGTTTTGAGAGCCGAGTAAAGTACTCCTTCGTTTTGAAGATTTAGTAAACTTTTTCTCTATATTAATACCTTTTCAAGTAAGGCTGAATGTTTTGTTACAGTATAGGTATTACACATCTCTATACATATGTGTGATCTTGCaatcaaagtgatttttcttttactagcttcatttttttagatAGCTTTCTGATTCCACTGTTAGgaagctgaggaaaaagaacatattttcacTGGGTGGGTTTTTAAGATGATAGTATCAACACCTAATTGATTGGTGATCACTGTGCACGCAGTTTTTACCTTGTCTGATGTCATAGTACACAAAGAGATTTGGTAGGTTTTAATGGAGGCTTACCTTCTGTTAGACTAATTTCTCTAAATGTAAGTAGGAGTTTTGAAGAAAGTAACCATTTTTGTTCTAGgtttatacaaatatttatttagatatagaataaacacaaaaattgAAAGAATACCTCTAAAGGGGTCTTTATAATTTGCTTTGTCTGTTGTCTCTGCATACATGCTGTTGTTAATGGCGTTTAGATTCTTTGTTCTTAGTTGTGGTAAAGCACCTGTTGTTAGATTGAATATTGAAAATCATAATGCTTTGGAAATACAGATGTGATTGTGTTGTATTATGTTCCTGAAGTCTTCAGGTTTCTGATCAGAGGAAATTATAGATTAATTAAACTTAGTGTATGAGGTGAATGATGGGATTCAGAGTCAAAGGTTACATTACCCTGAGTTGCTCGTGTGCTGCACAGACAGATACatatttcccattttaaatgGCTGCAGTGATGGGACTTTGTCAACTTCACTTAAAGAACatagaaacattttgatttttctattattctagttttctttttacttgagTACCTCTGAGTAATCTCCCTGGGGTGTGTTCAGGCCTTTCTAAAAAGCATGCCCTCACAAAAACAGCGGAAGAATATTGTTAGccattaaatacatttattaactTTTTGTGTCTGTTCTTATCTCATCAGATAGCTCAACATGAACTTTAACCATCAAGATCATTTAAAAAGTGAacagaacaatatttttcttgctgagaGCTGTCTACAGGATTCTGAGTTTCTCCTGCAGTGCTGTCTGATtcactgccttttctgaaaacaggacaTGGAGCTGTGTTCCTTTCTTCACATTAGGTGCTAATGAAGTTATTTGCTTCATCAGAGGAAATGCAGATCcatgaaattacattttgtgcAAGTAAGTTAACAAGGGGAATTTTAAACTTTGCTATCACATCATTGTTCTTATGTTTATATTGATAGAGCTCCCAGAAGTCCCTTTCAGGATCGAGTTCCAAGTGGTAGAGGTGGTTTTTGTTGGAGAACCATTACAATTTAAAGCTCCTGTGCAATTTTGTCATGCTcttgagctgctgctgtggttaTGTGGTTAGCAGCATAGTTAAGAAAACGGGTGCCACATGTGTTCCCTGTGAATTGTCCTGCTGGGAGCATGTGCATGACCTCAGATAGAGATAGGTAAAAGTTTCTAGAACCGCAGGTTTAGTTTCTAGAATGCTTCACTCCAGCAAGCTAATCTAGAGCGAGTCCtacagttgttttgttttctgtgtttgtgtcCAGCTGATCAAAGCACTTCGTACAACAGGGAATTCTGTAGCGAAGTGCTGAAATAACAAGCCTACCTGATAAAAGCCCAGAGGTATTCAGCAGAGTACAAGCAACAGTGGCTTCTGCTGTTATGACTTTGGTGAAAGTCTGATGTGCTATACAAGTAAAATACAAGGGTATTAATTTGGAATTTGTTTAGCTAATGTGATGCATCTCAAAGCAGGTTGAAGTTTGCTGCTGAAGCTGAATTTCTTAAATTGAAAATTACCAcacattttcaatgttttcattattatatGCCTCTTTCTCTCTGAGGAGTAAATACCCTTGAAAAACCTGAATATTGATTATTATTCAGTAAGTATCCTGATGTATATATAACCTctattttctctatttcctctcttttatgAAGAGGCAGTGCTATTTTGGGAAAATTGGGATTCTTAACTTTTCAGAATACAGTCCTTCAGTAGCTAAGGCTTGTAAAGCACCCTTAATGTCATAATTTGAAAGGTGCTGTAAACATGGCAGTATTGCACACAAAAGCATATTTCAGCTGtattcagaaatctgttttcttttgcagttagTGACTCTATGTAGCTTGGGTAGCATTGTCTGAAGGAggcaaaaatctatttttttcataatttcttaaGTGATAGGTGTAGTATATGGTAGGAGTCTGCAGAGCAGTGTTAAGAGTTGAGGAAGTGTTTGCTTTTGGCTTCATATAAATTCTAGCAGTTTGCCCACTCATAAGAGGACAAATTTCTGTACTGATACTTAGCAGATAAGTAAATCCTTCTTTTAATGCTTGTCTTGCTAATCTTTTGGATGCTTTGATTTAACGTAAGGTTTTGAAGAACttgaaggttttaaaaatgtgtcttcAGTCTTGAAAGACTGTCTGCAGGCTGTGTGTTTATACTGTTAAATATCTGCTAtaaattttctccttctgaTTGAGAAATGCTTTAATatacaactttttaaagttttaactgttatgctttgaaaatgaaatactgtaaaagcATGTAGGCTTTCCAAGCGCCATTTCAACCTGCTCAGTATTTGTGTAATACTGATAGACACATTTTgcagatttaaagaaaatggagacCCAGATAAGAAGAAAGACATTTCAGGTTTAAGAAGTTCCACTGTGGGTTTGTGGGTTGGGAGAGCTGGATTACATTCCTTTCTGTCCTGATCCTTGATTTCCTATTTGAGAGTACATAAATTGTGTCAGTCTCTGTTTGTTGGGGTACTTAGGCATGCACTCAGTAACACAGTTTCATGAAAGCACATTAATATTATTGCTTGATCAAGACCTGGATCACTTTTCCATCTGGCATAGCTTTACAGTACAtgcttttcctctccagctgtTGTTCTTTGTTTAGACTATAATTGTTGTCTCACTAAACAAGAAGACTCACAGCTCGAAGGGTGCAAATGCTATAATAGTACCAAAGGCTAAGTAATAGTGTTTCAGTCGCCACAGGTATCTCCAGGTGAGGATTTATGGCAGTTcagataaaaatttgaaaatttcagatttgaaaATGTGACATTGGCTGTGCTCCTTCTTTGTAGTTCGCGTAGACTAGTAGGTCCTGTTCAGTTAGGACTCTAATCTGAGTTATAGCTGAAAATCCTCCTTGTGCCCTATTTTAAGCCTGAGCCCAGTATACGGGTTGGGAAATTTGGTTAATCACAGTTGACtccattatttttgcttttaccttAATTCTTATTCCTCCTGATTTGTATTCTGTCGTAGGTTGCCATTAACTCTCTTGGCAATGTCTATGATTTTATCTGCGTCTGTGGTCCGTGTGAGGGATGGACTCCCACTGTCTGCATCTACTGATTATGACCAGAGCACGGGAATGCAagaatgtagaaaatattttaaaatgctctcaAAAAAACTTTCTCAGCTTCCTGACAGATGTACTCTCAAAACTGGGCAGTATAATATAAAGTAAGACTtctcttttatatatttttgacATCCTGGGTTGTGTCTGTAAGTTAAAAAGTTAACAGTTCACATTAGAAGTGATTAATCAAACTGGGATTAATTCTTGACAGTATTTATGTATTGGAAATTGTAGAAAGATTTGTAACCTGCTCAAACTTTGGTGGAAGTTCGAGtttgaaatagtatttttatgaATATCAAAGTGCTactagaaatacttttttaaatttcaaggTTGTTTCGTACATGAAAATGACCAGACCTGTTCTTTGCCATGCTAGTTCAACTactgttcatttgttttctctttttagtctgcacaaattttaaaatgtacccAAATACTTCCATAACccagtttttctgaaaacttgtgGTTAGAGTGTTATGGAATTAGGCCCTTTCATTGTACCTTCAGgatttctgttgacttcagaGCAAACAAGCACTAAAACCGAAGCAGGCACACAGGGAGTGGGAAGAGTGGGAATGTTTTTTCTAGTGTGAAGCCAGTGCATGGTAAAGTCTTGAATGGTTGAGCGGAGCCTACCTGTCCTACTGCTCCATCCAGCACTTTCACAacaatgctttttgttttctctttacacttctgtgttttgactttttgttttaataactaTTCCTAAATTTTTTGAGCTAGTCAATTTGATAGTGTACCTGCATGACAACACGCATTAATAGTTCAGAAGatgctcttttttcctgtttgcagcGTGAAACTTTGATTGTTGTGAGATAATTCTTTGAATCTATGTTTATccagaattttgttttgtatgtgACCTTTCTCCTTCATATTGGTAACTAGGTGCACCTGTGTGAGCTGGTAATTCAGTTGTACTTTAGTTGAGCTAAATTCTGATTCTAATTTAGATACGCTGTTTTAAATGAGATAACTGAATCCTAATGTCTAGCAAACATGTAGATGTGACAGTGGTGGAAAGTATACCAGCTGAGTGATCCTAGAAAGTGCTCAGCCTTCTCCATCTCCCATTGGTATGTGTGAGTTTCCGGCATTTCTCAGGAGTAGATCCAGCAGGGACTAaatttttccagtaattttttttttttttttaaaaacctcagcTGTAGTTGGCTTGTAAACTGATCAGCTTAAAAGAAACTTCTAAGAATGAGACATAAGGCTTAGgacattttttattacttttgtcTTTGACTAATAGTGTAACTTCTCCATCAAGATTTTGAATACATTTGAATGTGTCAAGAAAACGTGCACTCTAATGAATTGCCTACATGCAatagtattttcaaaactgtccctttctattttcatatttgCCATCTCTGGTCATCCTTGCAGCTGTCTTTGGAGAATGATGCATCCCGTATTGTATGGAACAGGTTTATTTCCTCACATACTTTAGAAAGAACTAACTGCCCTCCCCCACCAATTTGAAGATaagttttttgtatttttgggATGCACCAGATCACATAATTCTGCTATTGAGATGAATGAAAAGCTATTATGGGACAAAcctgctgtgtttctgtatcCCAAAAGCTTTATGTTATTTTCTATTCCTTGTATGTAAAAGTGTGTagatatgtatacacacacacacacacatatatacatacacgTGTATGTATTAACACAGCTTCTCATATGATCGTACAATGTGATGTTAAAGTAAAATATTGCCTAGAAGtaaatagtttttcttctaGAATAGCATTGGACTTTTCAGTAAACATTCATTCCTTTGCTACCCCAGAgcagtttttgcttttctgattatAGAATATGAGATCAGACTAGCGAAGCAGCTGATTAcctgcatttaaattttaaattttgaatttgttGTCTCAATTATAGCTTTATAAGTTCTCTGGGAGTAAGCTATATGATGTTGTGCACTGAAAATTATCCCAGTGTTCTGGCTTTCTGCTTCCTGGATGAGCTTCAGAAAGAGTTCATCACTACCTACAATATGATGAAGACAAATACTGCTGTCAGACCGTACTGTTTTATAGAGTTTGGTAAggatctgacttttttttcccttgacaCCAAGACAAATGAGTATTTAAATAGATGTGCAACTTAAtgcacacaaaacaaaaatgtccaAGGCAGTTTATAGCTGTGTTTCAGGTGGATTTAGAATCTGATTTAACTCCCATTAGAATCAATAAAGCAGTACTTCTGTGGGCATTAAATTAGGTTACTAGAGTTTTATCCAGACTTGTTtataatctttttcttcattccatTAGGTTTTGGTTTAAGCCTTGTGTGACCAAGTCTGGAGTTCATCTTCTCCTAGTTAATAATACTAGGAGTTGTTTGACTTCATACCTCTTGAAATACTTAACCTGTAAAGGCATTGAGCTTCATAAATATCTTAAGTAAAAGATTGCATTTTCATGTTTGCTCTTAGCTGTGCTGTAATTTTTGTTCAGTACATGAAAGGgggagatttttatttgttttatgatATAGTGAAGCATTTAATCTTATGTCATACAAGCTCCAAATACAGCTAATCTTATATATACCAGATAACAGCTGTTACGGATTGCATTAATATCAGTTGCTTTAATACTATATGCTAggcagttattttaaatattcttataaAAAGCATTAGAGCAAAAAGAACTGCAGTTTTAGAAATATGGGGGAAGTTATTCCACTTGCTTAATTCCTGTCTATAATTCAGTCAGGCAATTTTTAACAATTTCTATACAACATTGTTGTCTTCCTTACGAAGATTTCTATGAACACTCcggtggtgttttttttttttctcaacgCTGCCTTTGTTCTACTAGTTGTTAAGTTAGAATGTAGGTCTATTATAGTCTATACCTGTATAATGTGGTGTTAATTTTCTCCACCTGAATATTTTGCAAGCACGTTTCATGCTCAAGTAAGTTTATACTTGAATGCAGGAGTTAATTATTTCATAAGGATGTTTACTAAAGTAATGGAAAAGATAGAATAAGTGCAATAAATCCATTGTATTAGCAATACGTTCAGTCTCATGCAGTGAAAAGTCATTAGTTTATTCACAGTTATTAAGTAATTAGAtttctggagctttttttttttactgcagaattAAATAGCCTGTGATATATTAgtcacaaaacagaaatagtatGAAAAAATCCAAGATAAATACAAGCATTTCAAACAATATGTTTCAATTCATGAAGTATGTAGTACATAAAGCTGCATGGTCTTGGATTATTTAATTAACAAAACTCCATAAGGAtatacctttttatttaaattttacacAGATAATTTCATTCAGAGGACCAAACAGAGATATAACAACACACGTTCTTTGTCAACAAAGATGAATCTTGCTGACATGCAGACGGAAATCAAACTGAGACCACCTTATCAAATTTCTCTGTCAGAACTTGGTTCGGCTAATGGGTTTGCACATTTATCTGTGGCAGAATATAAGGGTACTGGTAAGATATCTGCAGGTAAGTTTCAGTCTTCTGTTTTTGTATCCTTAAATGAGACAGATGCAGGGTAGTAGAATTAATCTTtgatattcttttctttaaaaaaagctttttcactgTGATGTTCTTAAAGCATAAAGCTGCCATGACTTTATGTGTATTTTAGCTTAGATGTCTTGTTTTGTCCTCTGCTCAAAGTGCATATCTTTCCAAGGCActcagagagagaaatgagtcTATTCAATGGACTGCtttattgaaggaaaaaaaaaccccaaccctgcaggaaaataagcaaatgaaGATGAGCACTTAAGAAGAtgatcttctttctttttctgaccttttttgttatttctgccCAGTAAAACCCCGTGATGACATAAGCCAAGAGCATAGTGTCAGGGGTTagagcagctggagggagaagCGTCACTTTAGGAAGCATCTGTGATGGTGAAAATCCAAAGAGCTGGGCTGACTAAAAGATGTACTCTCTTAAATAAGTGCCTTGTGTATGATGttaataataacaattttgTATATACTTGTCACGTTCGTTTAAGTagtcattcattttttaaaactttaatttatttcatttgggAGGTAAATATGGAATTGTGTGGTTGAACTGGGTTAAAGGTTTGTGCTATTGAGTGAATGCTCTGAATCAGTTTGAGGCCCACCTTTAGATGTTTCCCAGCAGGACAGAAAACTTGAAACTCGCCAAGTCCTTGCACATCTGCAATTGACATCATCTGATTTCAGTCTTCCAAGTTTAGTGAAGCAAAATGATAAATAGATTAAAAGGAAGCATTGATTTTAATTAGTTGATatcttccccttttttccccaaagtacCTATGGCTGTAAGGCTAGTTAGTTATCCTGGGCATAGACCGATGCTGTTCGCTTTACAGTGTCATGGTGAAAATTGCAATTATAAATCTAAACACTTCCTACAGGTCTGCAATACAAGAGATCAGCTTGATTTTGTGccatttgtatatatttttatatatatatatatatatgaaaacagGATTTCTTTGCCAGTGTATTATCCTAATTACTTTGCTTACTCGTAAGATTCTAAACTACTTTCTactaaagatgaaaacaaaacaaaatcgCTAGGGTGCACTATTTGTACTGCTGGGGCCCCGACCCCGAGAATTCTTGGTGCTATGAGACAACGTAGAAATAGCTTACAATCTATGTATTTGCAATTTAACAGTATTAGAGATAGATTCTGGAAAATTAATAGAGGAAAAGCGTGAAgctgtttaaattatttagaagaGTAGAATCTTTTAAGCAGCACTGTACATACCTTTAATCATCTACTGCTTCTATGTGTGGGCTGTTTTTAAAGGTATGTAATGCTGTGATACCATTCTTTTCCCACTTGTGATGCTTTCATTGTTGTTACGTTTTAATGTTCTGGTGTAATCCTGACTTGTGGAAAAGGTTATGGTGCCAAAAGTGGCAAATGGTTAACTCTGAAAGTTGTCTAGATTCAAACTTCCtgcaactgaaaacagaaaaaaacaataagCATAAGAGAATTCAGCCTGTGTCaaaatttgctgtatttttaaagttgtctGTGTAGTGGGAGATAAGGTTTTTATCACTTTTCTGAGTAATAGTGTTGGAAGATCATATGAGcctaaattaaaatgcataagGACCGTTTCCCTTTTTActgtaaagtaaaataataattcacagatgatcaaattttttttccgCCTACCTGTCCACAACTTGTCTTACAGAAGCAGTTCTGttgtcctcttttctttccatgttgactttcttctgcttttttttcccctttcagttacttttaactttcttcttcctctgaattCCATAGATCTCTCTGTTCAGTTATCCACTTCCTTCCTTGAATTGCTGTAGAAACTCACCATCAAAGGGCTGTGCATTATGAGGGGTTTGCACTTTGCTCCTTCTTCAGTTCTTCAAATTTTAGATGCTAATGAATAACAGTGTCTTTTTTAGCAAGTCTGCTAATAGTTTAGTTATTCTTTACATTCATTGCTTCTCTCCACCCTAGAAAAGAACTTCCTCTGGATGTTTGCTACCCACTCGGTTGGCTAGACTTCAAAGTTTCTCCTTTGTTCTAAGGAcaaattttcacaaaaagatATGGTTTGCCTAGTGTAATTTCCTGAATAGGCTGTTCTGTTAAAAAACCATGACTTGCTGTAAGTGAATTACGTATGTTAAATCGAGTTGGATAGCATGCAGAGGTAGGAAGTTAGGTAGATGCAAATCTTGTTTTGTGACACAGAATAGCAGAATTTGATGGCTTGGTTTTGGCTGTGCTGATGAAGGATTGTCTGTTACGTGCTCATACTTGTCATTGGATATGTATCGCGGTCTAGTGTCTCGGCCTCTTAAATTGTTAAAGTAATTGAAAATAGCAGCCTTTCTCCTTTAGCGAAAGCTGCGCTGTGTAGTGAGGAATAGGGGTAATTATTAATGCGtgaagcagaaagagagaaaagttaGTATTTTATGATCCTTCATAGACTGTCCTGATTTAGCTGACAAgagtctttatttttcccttcatggTTCTCAAAGAGGTGttttaaatactgatttaaCACACGATGTTTTAAAGTTACCCTGCTACATGGGAAAATGAAATTGTCTGGAGAGATGTGCATGGAGAGCAGTGAACTAGTTTTATCCACCAGTTAATGAAATGCAATGAGTTTTGGCTAAAACCAGTCACATACACCTTCAGCTTTTTGACACTCTTTAGATgagatggtttaaaaaaaccaaaccaaagtaACCAGTTACGAGTCACTGAAAAAGAATGGTTTGGTATGCAAATACCATATGTAACCTTAACTGAGTGATTGCTGGTAGCGTTCCTCTAATATGCACTACTGTTAGAAAAGCAATAAGCTCTGAAAGTTAAACACGGAttatgcttttgtttaaaaaaaccctgattaCACCATTAAATTCAGCACAAATGAGTTAACTAatttggtgttttatttttaagttatcaCACACACATAATTAGGCAGCCCTGTCTGTTTACCAATGTGAAATagcttctgtcatttttttctttaggttcTGTAACGTCATAAACTGTTTGGAAAGCCTTTGTCCTGGATCTGCGCAATGCAAACAACCAGGATTGACACCCCTCTCTCTATTAATGTTACAGTTCATTAACCTCATTGTTCACATCGTTACACTTCGTTGATTTGAACAGAATGATTTAAGTATGGCTCAGCAGTCCTATTGTTTTCCCAGTGTTTCCTAGATTGTTAAGagttttgcattgtttttttcatatttgctttcCGTTATTAGTTATGGAAAGGGTGAGTAATGAGGAACATACACAACTCTTCTGTAGTAGTGACCCTAGCTAAGCCTGAAAGAGTGGGTGTACGTGGAAAGAAAGCGTGCTTTAATTTTAGCGTGTTTTGTGAGAGACTTCTAAGCACTATCTGTAAGTTCCGTGTAAGGTTGTAATACAGATATTAGCTTAGTTTCAAAGCTGTCTTGTTACGTGTGTCTTTGGTAGCACTTGATGGCTGTATTTTTTAAGGTAGGGGCCTCAGTGTTCCATTCAGCAAACAAACTAAATCAGTCTCGATAGCTCTGCTAATGCATTTGCGTTAAAGAAAAGTGGAGGTTGTGAGAGGAGCTCTTAAGTACGTGACTTATTAGCAGGCTACTAATTGTAGGCAAATTTCACTAGGAAGTGCATCATTTGCCATCGATTTCGTGGCATGTTTGAGCAGCTTTCAGTACCATACTGAATAAACTGAATGTATTGAGTTAAAAGCTAAGTAGAATAAGACAATTATTTATGTGAATTGAAGGAAAGTATACTTTTGCTAAACCTTgtgttgaaatatttcaaatgtttcttgttttgagaaaaaaagattgctaTTTTGTGGTTTGCTTCAGTGAGCTCTTCTTGGGCT is a genomic window of Balearica regulorum gibbericeps isolate bBalReg1 chromosome 6, bBalReg1.pri, whole genome shotgun sequence containing:
- the SEC22A gene encoding vesicle-trafficking protein SEC22a encodes the protein MSMILSASVVRVRDGLPLSASTDYDQSTGMQECRKYFKMLSKKLSQLPDRCTLKTGQYNINFISSLGVSYMMLCTENYPSVLAFCFLDELQKEFITTYNMMKTNTAVRPYCFIEFDNFIQRTKQRYNNTRSLSTKMNLADMQTEIKLRPPYQISLSELGSANGFAHLSVAEYKGTGKISAAPHQRLEPVTLPGIVSFVLSLLCGALNLIRGFHAIESLLQNEGEDFSYVIAFFLGTAACLYQCYLFVYHTGWRNAKSFLTFGLICLCNMYLYELRNLWQLFFHVTVGAFSTLQIRLRQPQGKSPDYNV